Part of the Perognathus longimembris pacificus isolate PPM17 chromosome 1, ASM2315922v1, whole genome shotgun sequence genome, CTAATGTCACCCTTCAAGAGACCTAAGGCCTAATCAAATGTCTGTTCAGGAGAAACATGCAGGTGCTACAGTACAAGCATGAACCATGGACCCCATGCCTTTGACCACCATTTTCCTGGGCTCTTTTCCTTCTGGGAAATATAATTAagtccccagctccatccatttcCTCCTCATCAAAAATAGCACTTCCAATTGTCATCTGCGGGTGGACAATGGTTGGGGGGGGATGTCAATTAAACTGCTAGCTGTCTGGAGGCAACAGCTGGGGAGGCTGAGTCATGTTCTTCCTGGGCAAATTAATGGCTATAAAAAATGAGCAAGGGCTTTGGAATCCTTGAGAATTACATTTACTTGCTTGTGACTCTGGGCAATCTTGTTGAACCTTGGAATTCCCCATTTGCAAAATTCGGTTAATTTCAGCCCTGCAGGGTTGTTGCATTAAATGTGATATTTATATATGACGTGCCAAGCAATTTAATAAAGGCTAACCttgtgttctttttatttcatttttttgtgtgccagtactggggcttctattcagggcctgagatttttgctggttaattagagataaagagactcacagatttcctgccctgcctgtctttgaaccacgattctcaaatcacagtctcttgagtagataggattacaggcatgagccacctgtgtctgtTTGGACCCTGTGTTTGCCAGTTctgaatcttgaactcagggcctgggtgttctctctgagcttttttgctaagaccaatgctctaccacttgagccatagctccacttatgggtgtgtgtgtgtgtgtgtgtgtgtgtgtgtgtgtgtgtgtgtgtgtgtgtgtgtgtgtgtgtgataagagtcttagggacttttctgcccaggctagctttgaacctccatactcagatctcagtctcctgaataaaaaggactataggtatgagagccaggcaccagagccTGGTTACCTCTTTGTTTTGaaggacagaaaaacaaaagagcagcAACAGTAGAAACCAGTCTCCCTGGTGGAGTTTTCAGTGTCATTTTATTCACATGATCCCatgttcttcctccctcccatcataACTTTGCTGTCCAGGGAGGGATCTGTCTTCGTGCTGTCTGGGAAACCAGGGAACAgaccttggacaggaaagtcagagTGGAGAAGAATTAGAATGAATTAGTGGCTGGAACAAAATTTTGGTTAAGGAGGAAGCGAGTATCACCCACAGCAAGAGGCAGAGAAGGCATTTATCTCCCATGCAGTCCTAAAGATCGGGCTTCTTTGGGAAAAATGGCGAGACCCTGGCTGGCATTTGGGCCAATAACTCTTTTTGGAGTGAGGACGGCTCTTGGGGAGGTGGGTATAGGAAGCAggtgctataattttctctcaaTGAGAGAGAAAGGGCACCATGGAGAATAGTGCTGAGGTAGAAGGCAGCTTGAACCAATAGggtctggggggaaaaaacaacaaccagaaaccCAATTACGCCCTAATAAGGGAGCACCTGAAGTTTATCTGGGCCATTCTCCTCATTAAAAGCCTACCACATACTTTAAGAAGCACCATATTTTGTATAGGgccttaaaaacaacaacccaaaatgcCCCTCAGCTGAGCGCAAGtggcttgcctgtaatcctagctactcagaagtgtaagatctgaggatctcaatttgaagcttGCCTTGGCAGGAAgctccgtgaaactcttatctcctgtaaagtacaaaaaagctgtaagtggagctgtggctcaagtgggaaagcaaaaaagctcagggacagtgcccaagcccggagctcaaggtccaggactggcgcacgcatgcacgcgtgcacacatacaATCTTTTATTTTACCATTGTGATGCACACAGAGATAAATATTTGTAAGGCATGGGGTGGGATaagtgtgtagctcagtggtagagtgcttgtctagcatgtacaaggccctgggctcaaccCCCAGTAGTATAAAGCAAAAAGATCTCTTGGTATGCAGGGAATTAAGGCAAACGTTTCTGTAGGGACCAAGGCATTTCTATTAGATAGAAGTCCTTATATTTCCAtccctctccctcactccctaCAAGACTCTTGGCTGCTTGTCCCTGAAATGCATCCCTGTAAGGACTCATCTGGAGCACAGGTCCTACTCTCAAGCCAAGAGGTGGGGAATTTGTGTGAGTCCTGAGGGCTCTGATCCTCTCCACTTAGCACTCCCAGGCCCTCAATAGGGCAGGAGGGTGGGGGCATCAGTGGATGCTTAAGTTCAGGTCTGGGTGGAGCTAGAGGGCAAGGTGAGGGGGACAGTGGAACCATAGTCAGAATCCAGGTCCAAGATGATGTGAGGGGCTGTGGCCTGGGTACTTGGTCCTAGATGGTGTTCCTGAAGACTCTGGAGATAACTCTGGAGGAGTACAGGACAGAAGAAGGGCCTGGATTAGAACACCTTGGCTATTACCTATCCTAACCCTTCCCTAAGCCCTCTGCCTCATCCAGCCCCTAACCCTCCAGGGTgtcccatccatccactcacaggTGCCAGACTGTCAGCAGGGCTCCGGGAATTGGTGGTAGGGAGCTGCCACGAATAGCTGCCCTCACACAATCCTGCTCTGGAGGGGGTCCGGTGCCACTTGGCCTCTTGCTGAGGGATCCGAAGGAGCTGGAAATGCCTTCGCTGGTGGCTTAGGATCACTGCTTGAGAAGGGGCAATAAAGACTCAAAGAGGCTCTTTACCTCTTTAGGGCCTGAAAATCCCCGACCCTAAACAGACTCACATTCCATAGAAATCCACTTGGACTTTCCTGTTGTGCTTTTCTCAAGTCTCAACCTCCCTTCAgttattggaatttttttttttgggggggggtactgggacttgaacctgagtctgggtgctatccctgagcctttttgttcaagtctggtgctcAACTACTTAAGGCACAGatctacctgtgtgtgtgtgtgtgtgtgtgtgtgtgtgtgttaattgttaacaataatttcacagactttcctgcccaggctggctttaaattgcaatcctctcagatctcagacttctgagtagctaggggaaCAAGCATGAGCTATGGACACCCAGCTTGGAattctactttttcttctttggtttctctggGATCCTCCTTTGATTTCATAGCAGTCTCAGTATCCCAACAATTGGTTTTCTCACTCTTACCTATAGCTCCCTTGGCTATTTAACTTCTAACTTTCCTTTCATGTCCTGCCctgttgatcttattttttattttatttattttcattcagtcatggggcttgaactcagggcctgggtgctgttcctgagcttttctgttcaaagctagagctctatcactttgagccacagtgccatttccaattttctggtggtttattggcaataagagtctcatggaggctgggaatatggcctagtggcaagtgtgcttgcctcatagacatgaaggcctgggttcaattccctagcaccacatatacagaaaatggccagaagtggcgctgtggctcacgtggcagagtgctagccttgagcaaaaagaagccagggacagtgctcaggtcttgagtccaagcccctggactggcaaaaaaaaaaaaaaaaaaaaaaaaaaaaaagtcttatggactttcttgccctggctagctttgaactgagatcttcggatctcagcctcctgactacctaggattacaggtgtaagccactagtgctcagcttcCCTGTTGATTTTAGATATCCTCCCATTCTCTTTCCAgtgtttctcccctccccccaacccttcAAGTCTGCGAAGTAAGGACACCAGTAGGCACAGGTTGGCTGTTTACATACTGCAGCACTAACTCACCATTGGCATGGCCTCCATATTCTTCAGCCACGAGTTTCCACTGGGCCAGGGCTCCAAGAGCTCCCAAGGCAGGCCAGGTCCCCAATAAGACCCAGCTATACCAACAGAGAGGAGGCAAGGCTGCAAGTGCCTGCAGGCGTTGGCCCAGCCGACTACCCAGTGCCAGCCCCTCCAGGAAGTAGTCAGCACAGGCCACCAGCACTGCAGCACCCAGAAGAGCTGTGCCCAGAATGGTGAATGGACGTGACCACCGAAGTGTGAGCAGGGCTCCCAGTAGTGCCAGTCCCACCAGTCCCCCCGCTGGCACCCAGGCTGAGGGTGGTTGATAGATGGGTTCAGTGCCCAGCAGGATCCCAATGCCCATGGTCAGGCCTAGCAGGAGACCAGTCAGGAAGAGTCCAACACTTCGAACCAGCATGGTGACGAGGCCACAGAGGAGGCCAATGCCGAGCGCGATGCCTGCGGTCACCTCTAGGCTCAGCTGTGTCTCCAGCACCCGTTCCTTGTGGCACAGAAGGAAGATCACCAGAGCTCCTGACAGCAGGCCGGAGAGAAACATCACTGCCTTGAAGCAGCGGTAGCCTGGGAAGAGAGGTAGGAGGTACTGAAAGGTAGAAAGAGGACTCTACAGGAATGGCTAGGGCAAATTAGGAGAGGAGCAGTCATCAGAGGAGCAGAAGATGGGAGCAGCAAACCAAGGTGACGTCAAGGCAGGGGGTGGGATGGGTTAAGctccaggagggaaggagggtattCAGAAACTGtaaggcggggctgggaatatggcctagtggcaagagtgcttgcctcctacacatgaagctctccccctgcaccacatatatggaaaatagccagaaggggcgctgtggctcaggtggcagagtgctagccttgagcgggaagaagccagggaccgtgctcaagccctgagtccaaggcccaggactggccaaaaaaaaaaaaaaaagaaactgtaaggGGATGGAGGGGAAAGCCAGGAGGTAAGATAGATGTATTGAGGAGAATAAGTATAGGAAGAAGGGCTAGAGCTGGTCCATTAGGGGATggcacacaggaagaaatgacTACAGACTTGTTCTGGTTTCTAGGTGTTTCCTCAGGCATGAAAGATAATTTGGGAATAGAGTTTTGAAATAGTGGAGTTTTGATAATTTGGAAATGGAGTTGGGAAAGGAGGATAGAGAATGCCAGAGGTGACAGCTGGAGGAATGGGCCAAGGGGGGGGGACATAAAGCTGGCAAGGGTAGTATAGGCCACTCTGAAGGTAGGCATTTCCTGATGGAGAAGGCAAGGTGAACCAGGAGCAAAGAAGAACTGTTTCCCCCCATTGAGGGTAACAGTTGTGGGCAGCTGCCTCCCAGGACCTTGGCCCTGCCCTCACCGAAGCAGCAGTAGACGATTCCAAAGCAGCAGCAAAGGGCACACACCAGGGTGGGTGCCAGTTCAGGATTGTCCTGGGGCTCCAAGACACATCTTGAGTTGGGAGGCTCTGAGAGTTGTTGATTAAAGGGCCTTGGGTCAGATGTCAGAGTCAAGGGCAGCAAGGTTTTCTCCATGGCCGAAGAGAAGGTGGTCACAGAGTGGGAGGTTAGTGTCAGCTCCTTTCATCCATCCATAAATGTCTTGAGGTAGCTGGGAAACCTGCAAGGGAATGCGGAGCAGGAACTGAGGCATCTAtgaaccttttttattttttggctagtcctgggacttgaactcagagcctgggcaatgtgtctgagcttcctttgctcaaggctagcactctaccacttgagccacagcaccacttctggctttttctgagtaatccaacccatggtttcatgtatgctaggcaagcactctaccactaagccacattcccaaccctatccatgaatctttttttttttttttttagtggtggtagtggttgaggggcttgaactctgggcctgggcattgtccttgagctcttcagctcaaggctagcactctaatacttaagccacagcaccacttccagttttctggtggttaactggagataagagtctcacagactttcctacatggaaccgtgatccccagatctcagcctcctgagtagctacgattacagatgtgggccaccagcatctggcaatcCATGAATCTTGAAGATTATCTATGTTTCTTTTGTAGAATGGCCAATTTCAGGAGGGAAGATGACCTGGTTGTAGTTAAGTAAAGAAGTCTTCAAGATTGTGCACAAGGGAGCTTTTCCCATCCTCTGAACCAAGGATATAAAGTAAAACGTAGACAAGTGAAAGTCTTGTAAGACAATAAGGCTTTGTCTATCCTCTAGTTTTCCAGGGCTAGAGGAATAGGAAGTCCTAGGTCTGTAAAGGGAGAAGTATAAGGGCATTGAAGTTATGCTAAAAGTCTCAACATCTTGTTCCAGCTAAAAAGTTTATCTCATCTGCCGCTGGAGCTCAATACTACCTCAtggaaatggaaagggtggggttaaataggaaggggagaggaaggaagaagaggagagaatgagTCATGGTGGGGTCTTAGGACAGCTGCTCCAAccc contains:
- the LOC125363227 gene encoding transmembrane protein 198-like isoform X3 is translated as MEKTLLPLTLTSDPRPFNQQLSEPPNSRCVLEPQDNPELAPTLVCALCCCFGIVYCCFGYRCFKAVMFLSGLLSGALVIFLLCHKERVLETQLSLEVTAGIALGIGLLCGLVTMLVRSVGLFLTGLLLGLTMGIGILLGTEPIYQPPSAWVPAGGLVGLALLGALLTLRWSRPFTILGTALLGAAVLVACADYFLEGLALGSRLGQRLQALAALPPLCWYSWVLLGTWPALGALGALAQWKLVAEEYGGHANAVILSHQRRHFQLLRIPQQEAKWHRTPSRAGLCEGSYSWQLPTTNSRSPADSLAPVCSLVSQTARRQIPPWTAKL
- the LOC125363227 gene encoding transmembrane protein 198-like isoform X4, with protein sequence MEKTLLPLTLTSDPRPFNQQLSEPPNSRCVLEPQDNPELAPTLVCALCCCFGIVYCCFGYRCFKAVMFLSGLLSGALVIFLLCHKERVLETQLSLEVTAGIALGIGLLCGLVTMLVRSVGLFLTGLLLGLTMGIGILLGTEPIYQPPSAWVPAGGLVGLALLGALLTLRWSRPFTILGTALLGAAVLVACADYFLEGLALGSRLGQRLQALAALPPLCWYSWVLLGTWPALGALGALAQWKLVAEEYGGHANGLFPGFPDSTKTDPSLDSKVMMGGRKNMGSCE
- the LOC125363227 gene encoding transmembrane protein 198-like isoform X2; translation: MEKTLLPLTLTSDPRPFNQQLSEPPNSRCVLEPQDNPELAPTLVCALCCCFGIVYCCFGYRCFKAVMFLSGLLSGALVIFLLCHKERVLETQLSLEVTAGIALGIGLLCGLVTMLVRSVGLFLTGLLLGLTMGIGILLGTEPIYQPPSAWVPAGGLVGLALLGALLTLRWSRPFTILGTALLGAAVLVACADYFLEGLALGSRLGQRLQALAALPPLCWYSWVLLGTWPALGALGALAQWKLVAEEYGGHANVILSHQRRHFQLLRIPQQEAKWHRTPSRAGLCEGSYSWQLPTTNSRSPADSLAPSYLQSLQEHHLGPSTQATAPHIILDLDSDYGSTVPLTLPSSSTQT
- the LOC125363227 gene encoding transmembrane protein 198-like isoform X1, whose translation is MEKTLLPLTLTSDPRPFNQQLSEPPNSRCVLEPQDNPELAPTLVCALCCCFGIVYCCFGYRCFKAVMFLSGLLSGALVIFLLCHKERVLETQLSLEVTAGIALGIGLLCGLVTMLVRSVGLFLTGLLLGLTMGIGILLGTEPIYQPPSAWVPAGGLVGLALLGALLTLRWSRPFTILGTALLGAAVLVACADYFLEGLALGSRLGQRLQALAALPPLCWYSWVLLGTWPALGALGALAQWKLVAEEYGGHANAVILSHQRRHFQLLRIPQQEAKWHRTPSRAGLCEGSYSWQLPTTNSRSPADSLAPSYLQSLQEHHLGPSTQATAPHIILDLDSDYGSTVPLTLPSSSTQT